In Brevibacterium zhoupengii, the following are encoded in one genomic region:
- a CDS encoding aldo/keto reductase: protein MERVQLADTNLMVHPLHLGGNPFGWGADRDQSFAVLDAYAEAGGNFIDTADAYSVWVEGNSGGESETIIGEWMASRGNRDDMVIATKVGMHPKHKGLDPANIRKCIDASLRRLGTDHVDVYYAHTDDENVDQVAVAETFDALVRTGKVSYLGASNFTLDRLQSAMKISAKYSLACYRVVQDRYNLVSRSAVDPQKQAYLRANGIAELPFHSLASGFLTGKHTGGDSTGSVRGERVADFLENQEALRALEILHDVASAHNASMTATTLAWQLTHDFIPSTIASARVPEQLTELLAGTELQLADDEITALNEAWVEA from the coding sequence ATGGAAAGAGTGCAACTGGCTGACACGAATCTGATGGTCCACCCCCTGCACCTGGGAGGCAATCCCTTCGGTTGGGGGGCCGACCGTGATCAGAGCTTCGCAGTCCTCGACGCCTACGCCGAGGCGGGCGGAAACTTCATCGACACCGCGGATGCCTACTCCGTATGGGTCGAGGGCAACTCCGGTGGCGAATCGGAGACCATCATCGGCGAATGGATGGCCTCGCGCGGCAACCGCGACGACATGGTCATCGCCACCAAGGTCGGCATGCATCCGAAGCACAAGGGCCTCGACCCTGCCAATATCCGCAAATGCATTGACGCCTCCCTGCGTCGTCTCGGCACGGACCATGTCGACGTCTACTACGCCCACACAGACGACGAGAACGTCGACCAGGTGGCAGTGGCGGAGACCTTCGATGCCTTGGTGCGCACCGGTAAGGTCAGCTACCTCGGCGCCTCGAACTTCACACTGGACCGGCTGCAGTCGGCCATGAAGATCAGCGCGAAGTATTCGCTGGCCTGCTATCGCGTCGTCCAGGACCGGTACAACCTCGTGTCCCGCAGCGCGGTGGACCCTCAGAAGCAGGCGTATCTGCGGGCAAACGGCATCGCCGAACTGCCCTTCCACTCCCTGGCTTCGGGATTCCTCACCGGCAAGCACACCGGGGGAGACTCCACCGGAAGCGTGCGCGGCGAACGCGTCGCTGACTTCCTTGAGAATCAAGAGGCGCTGCGCGCTCTTGAAATCCTCCACGACGTGGCCTCGGCACATAACGCCAGCATGACCGCCACCACCCTTGCCTGGCAGCTGACACACGATTTCATTCCCTCAACCATCGCCTCGGCGCGGGTGCCGGAGCAGTTGACGGAACTGCTCGCAGGAACCGAACTGCAGCTGGCCGATGATGAGATCACGGCCCTCAACGAGGCATGGGTGGAAGCATGA
- a CDS encoding biliverdin-producing heme oxygenase, translated as MTEPFSARLKASTATIHDEVEHTSFMVDLMEGRLDVSAYSLLLRQYALIYAALESKTQEFADDPIVAPFYDSALFRTRRIHSDLEKLGTTTAGQRPDATSPNLGDSGSVVTASAEDYAEHLNRLTRSEQLIAHHYTRYLGDLSGGQAIGALMGRHYSVPAEALTMWDFAEVGKTKPYKDAYRGRLDEIAATGGDEQMVIDETMTAFVLNGRLLAELSSAVEAPVVEVPAATTVNS; from the coding sequence ATGACTGAACCATTCTCAGCTCGGCTCAAGGCCAGCACAGCCACAATCCACGACGAAGTCGAGCACACCTCTTTCATGGTCGACCTCATGGAGGGCCGCCTCGATGTGAGCGCCTATTCGCTCCTGCTCCGGCAGTACGCGCTCATCTATGCGGCACTGGAGTCAAAAACTCAGGAGTTCGCCGATGATCCGATCGTCGCTCCGTTCTACGATTCGGCGCTCTTCCGAACCCGACGCATCCACTCCGACCTGGAGAAACTGGGAACCACCACCGCAGGCCAGCGCCCCGATGCCACTTCGCCCAACCTCGGCGACTCCGGTTCCGTGGTGACGGCCAGTGCCGAGGACTATGCCGAGCACCTCAACCGGCTTACGCGATCCGAGCAGCTCATCGCTCATCACTACACGCGCTACCTCGGCGACCTCTCCGGCGGTCAGGCGATCGGCGCCCTCATGGGTCGTCACTATTCGGTGCCTGCGGAGGCGCTGACCATGTGGGACTTCGCCGAGGTGGGCAAGACGAAGCCGTACAAAGATGCCTACCGCGGTCGTCTCGATGAGATCGCAGCCACCGGTGGCGATGAACAGATGGTCATCGACGAGACGATGACCGCGTTCGTCCTCAACGGCAGGCTCCTGGCCGAGCTCAGTTCCGCAGTCGAAGCGCCCGTGGTCGAAGTCCCCGCGGCCACAACCGTCAACAGTTAG
- a CDS encoding LysE family translocator translates to MDSHQLLAWALVAVIGAATPGIDLMIVLRSTILQGRRAGFAAVIGVELGHAVWAVASLLGLTALLAASTLAYDVVRIAGACYLVWLGCTAIWKSLPRNRSTAAEPEALPTQSAGSAVRNGMTSNLLNPKVGVFYISILPQFLPTVPSAAGWGVLLVAIALTIGTIWHAAVVLLATRARGILTRERVKIWLDRTSAAVMIALGVRLATEARA, encoded by the coding sequence ATGGATTCGCACCAGCTATTGGCATGGGCCCTCGTGGCAGTGATCGGGGCAGCCACACCCGGCATCGATCTGATGATCGTGCTCCGATCGACCATCCTGCAGGGAAGACGCGCGGGCTTTGCCGCGGTCATCGGCGTCGAACTGGGTCACGCGGTCTGGGCCGTTGCCAGCCTCCTCGGCCTCACAGCCCTGCTTGCCGCCTCCACCCTCGCCTACGACGTGGTCCGGATTGCAGGAGCCTGCTATCTGGTCTGGCTCGGCTGCACCGCGATCTGGAAGTCACTGCCTCGCAATCGGTCGACGGCAGCCGAACCCGAGGCACTTCCTACCCAGAGCGCCGGCAGCGCGGTCCGCAACGGGATGACCAGCAACCTCCTCAACCCGAAGGTCGGGGTCTTCTACATCAGCATCCTGCCCCAGTTCCTGCCGACGGTTCCATCGGCCGCCGGGTGGGGCGTGCTGCTCGTGGCCATTGCGCTGACGATCGGCACCATATGGCATGCTGCGGTCGTTCTCCTGGCCACCCGAGCTCGTGGCATCCTCACTCGCGAGCGGGTCAAGATCTGGCTTGATCGCACGAGTGCTGCGGTGATGATCGCCCTCGGCGTGCGCCTGGCGACCGAAGCCCGGGCCTAG
- a CDS encoding maleylpyruvate isomerase N-terminal domain-containing protein, with product MNSREWFDTSAEGLVTLLPATRGHLEDPGLGEWNVRSLLGHTCRAFTTVENYLIAGATSLSQPRPLIGSPAAYYRAAASLLADPQRVAQRGRDAGQALGKDPATAAESTIRRTRRLVEETPGDAIVITPVGAMRLDDYLPTRAFEITVHGLDLAAATRQQNPEYLQRGIPNAIMLCSQMATPEQALTLLRAITGRDELPTDFTIF from the coding sequence ATGAATAGTCGTGAGTGGTTCGACACGTCGGCTGAGGGATTGGTCACCCTGCTCCCTGCTACGCGTGGTCACCTGGAGGACCCTGGGCTCGGAGAGTGGAACGTGAGGTCCTTGCTCGGGCACACCTGCCGCGCGTTTACGACTGTGGAGAACTATCTGATCGCCGGAGCGACATCGCTGTCGCAACCTCGTCCACTTATTGGATCGCCTGCAGCCTACTACCGTGCAGCGGCAAGCCTGCTGGCAGATCCTCAGCGGGTGGCACAGCGGGGAAGGGACGCCGGGCAGGCACTTGGGAAGGACCCTGCAACAGCTGCTGAGTCAACTATTCGACGGACGCGCAGATTGGTTGAAGAAACACCGGGCGATGCCATAGTCATCACTCCAGTCGGTGCAATGCGACTCGATGACTACCTGCCCACCCGTGCCTTCGAAATCACTGTGCACGGCCTCGACCTCGCTGCGGCGACACGGCAGCAGAACCCCGAGTACCTGCAACGAGGCATACCGAACGCCATCATGCTCTGCTCTCAGATGGCCACTCCAGAACAAGCCCTCACCCTGCTCAGGGCAATCACCGGTCGAGATGAGCTGCCCACAGACTTCACCATATTCTGA
- a CDS encoding GNAT family N-acetyltransferase — MSANAVDEQADIDELHWWDLAEVADNDAAIFGPTAWTLSYYWAVRAQAGTVMFAARTPTSALAGWIVMSTAGGDADVMTIATTEVGRGQGIARRLLQAGVDWAAVRGAEAVHLEVDEHNEPALGLYRSFGFAEWGRRPDYYPGADAILMRLSPPR; from the coding sequence ATGAGCGCGAACGCGGTGGACGAACAGGCAGACATCGACGAACTGCACTGGTGGGACCTCGCGGAGGTCGCGGACAATGACGCCGCGATCTTCGGCCCCACCGCCTGGACGCTCAGTTACTACTGGGCGGTCAGGGCCCAAGCTGGAACGGTGATGTTCGCGGCCCGGACCCCCACCTCGGCGCTGGCCGGGTGGATCGTCATGTCTACCGCCGGCGGTGACGCCGATGTGATGACCATCGCCACCACCGAGGTGGGACGTGGCCAGGGCATCGCCCGCCGGCTGCTCCAGGCCGGGGTCGACTGGGCAGCGGTGAGAGGTGCTGAGGCTGTCCATCTTGAGGTCGATGAGCACAACGAACCCGCACTGGGTCTCTACCGCTCGTTCGGATTCGCCGAATGGGGCAGACGCCCCGACTATTATCCGGGTGCCGACGCGATCCTCATGCGCTTGAGTCCACCGAGGTAG
- the tsaB gene encoding tRNA (adenosine(37)-N6)-threonylcarbamoyltransferase complex dimerization subunit type 1 TsaB — protein MIILSIDTSQAASVALVDTDSGTVLAAEQADDQRRHVEFIGPALASVLAHPAQPELVVTGIGPGPFTGLRVGIAAGIAVGQARGIPVKGLLSQAALAEELRRSDARGTGPVLIAADARRKEVYFSVYDSSEASLQAGPFVAKPAEVDDVLSVAGQTTISARLGRGFLLYPEVLGQSSVPTIVDPRAEYLAFAAAREIAAGRELVEPVPEYLREPDAKSTPVRESTLK, from the coding sequence GTGATCATACTCAGCATCGATACCTCCCAGGCCGCATCGGTGGCCCTGGTCGACACCGATTCGGGAACCGTACTGGCGGCAGAACAAGCCGATGACCAGCGCAGACACGTCGAGTTCATCGGTCCGGCACTGGCCAGCGTGCTCGCGCATCCGGCACAGCCCGAACTCGTCGTCACCGGAATCGGTCCCGGCCCATTCACCGGACTGCGGGTGGGCATCGCTGCGGGAATCGCCGTCGGTCAGGCCCGCGGAATCCCGGTCAAGGGACTCCTCTCGCAGGCCGCGCTCGCCGAAGAACTGCGTCGAAGCGACGCTCGAGGCACCGGACCGGTGCTCATCGCCGCGGACGCACGACGCAAGGAAGTCTATTTCAGCGTCTACGACAGCTCGGAAGCCTCGCTGCAGGCCGGACCCTTCGTCGCCAAGCCTGCCGAGGTCGATGATGTCCTGAGCGTAGCCGGCCAGACGACGATCAGTGCTCGCCTCGGTCGCGGTTTCCTTCTCTATCCCGAGGTCCTCGGGCAATCCAGTGTCCCGACCATCGTCGACCCACGTGCCGAATACCTTGCCTTCGCAGCAGCCAGAGAGATCGCAGCAGGTCGTGAGCTCGTCGAGCCGGTTCCCGAATACCTGCGCGAGCCCGATGCCAAATCGACGCCGGTGCGCGAGAGCACTTTGAAATGA
- the tsaE gene encoding tRNA (adenosine(37)-N6)-threonylcarbamoyltransferase complex ATPase subunit type 1 TsaE has product MTSLDQMKAFAEALAGHLRAGDLLILSGNLGAGKTTFTQSLGRALGVTGRITSPTFVIAREHPSSGDGPALVHVDAYRLSDAEELGDLDLDSELEESITVVEWGAGLAEQLSSDYLGVTITPMFDLAADVADTVYTGEDDSDEDDEADEDERRLVELHGHGSTWDARLRQVGDSLRALGGAVEMSELDGSDGSADQEDKQ; this is encoded by the coding sequence GTGACATCACTGGACCAGATGAAGGCCTTCGCCGAAGCGCTCGCCGGGCACCTGCGGGCAGGTGATCTCCTCATCCTCAGCGGCAACCTCGGCGCGGGGAAGACGACGTTCACCCAGTCGCTGGGGCGGGCCCTGGGGGTCACCGGGCGCATCACCTCACCCACCTTCGTCATCGCCCGCGAACATCCCTCGAGCGGGGACGGCCCCGCTCTCGTCCACGTTGATGCCTACCGGCTCTCCGACGCCGAGGAGCTGGGGGATCTTGATCTGGACTCGGAGCTCGAGGAGTCGATCACCGTCGTCGAATGGGGTGCTGGCCTCGCCGAACAGCTGAGCTCCGACTACCTCGGCGTGACGATCACGCCGATGTTCGACCTCGCGGCTGACGTGGCAGATACGGTGTACACCGGCGAAGACGACTCTGACGAGGACGACGAGGCTGATGAGGACGAACGGCGCCTTGTCGAACTCCACGGCCACGGCAGCACGTGGGATGCACGGCTACGACAGGTCGGTGACTCGCTCCGTGCCCTGGGCGGTGCGGTGGAGATGAGCGAACTCGACGGATCAGACGGATCCGCCGATCAGGAGGACAAGCAGTGA
- the alr gene encoding alanine racemase yields the protein MTSTDSSGALVRAEIDVAALRANAAALAKRLAPARLKCVVKANAYGHGIDIVAPALFAAGWRDFCVATIAEALHLRELLGEDVTITAWLYGPTTDLDAAVAAGIELGVSTVDSLERLRDAARRTNTTAHLHLKVDTGLGRNGLAPADWKRALETLKGLGARHESDGADASATAPGLEIVGIMSHYAVADEPERVETAQQTQIFDSAHRELTAVLDGAQGRLGESERLEVHIANSPAALTLSPFPGTSARVGLSLYGLSPLGDQTSQDLGLVPAMRLVSQVINLKDIPTGHGASYGLTFTAAADTRFALVPGGYGDGIARSASNRAEVSIRGTRYPVVGRIAMDQMIIEVGAGEVAIGDEVVIFGPDGPSAAEWGEWADTINYEIVTRISERVDRVEIEPQPDAGVGL from the coding sequence GTGACATCAACCGATTCCTCAGGGGCACTGGTCAGGGCCGAGATCGATGTGGCCGCACTGCGGGCCAACGCCGCGGCCCTCGCGAAGCGGCTCGCACCTGCCCGCCTCAAATGCGTCGTCAAGGCCAACGCCTACGGACACGGCATCGACATCGTCGCCCCGGCGCTCTTCGCCGCCGGATGGCGCGACTTCTGCGTGGCCACGATCGCCGAGGCGCTGCACCTGCGCGAACTGCTCGGCGAAGACGTCACCATCACGGCCTGGCTGTATGGGCCCACTACCGACCTCGATGCGGCCGTCGCTGCCGGAATCGAACTCGGTGTGTCCACCGTGGACAGCCTCGAGAGACTGCGCGACGCCGCTCGCCGCACGAACACCACTGCCCATCTTCACCTCAAGGTCGACACGGGGCTGGGCCGCAACGGCCTGGCTCCCGCAGACTGGAAGCGGGCGCTGGAGACGTTGAAGGGCCTGGGCGCCCGGCACGAGTCGGACGGAGCCGACGCGAGTGCGACCGCCCCGGGTCTTGAAATCGTGGGCATCATGAGCCACTACGCCGTCGCCGACGAACCCGAACGCGTCGAGACCGCGCAGCAGACGCAGATCTTCGACTCGGCCCACCGGGAACTTACGGCGGTGCTCGACGGAGCCCAGGGCCGCCTCGGCGAATCGGAGCGGCTCGAGGTCCACATTGCGAACTCACCGGCCGCGCTGACGCTCTCACCGTTCCCGGGCACCTCGGCGCGGGTGGGTCTGTCCCTCTACGGACTCTCTCCGCTGGGCGATCAGACCTCGCAGGATCTGGGTCTGGTGCCGGCGATGCGACTGGTCTCCCAGGTCATCAACCTCAAGGACATCCCCACCGGTCACGGCGCATCGTATGGGCTCACGTTCACGGCCGCGGCCGATACCCGCTTCGCCCTGGTGCCCGGCGGCTACGGCGATGGGATCGCGCGGTCGGCATCGAACAGGGCCGAGGTCTCCATCCGCGGCACTCGGTATCCCGTCGTCGGGCGCATCGCGATGGATCAGATGATCATCGAAGTCGGTGCCGGTGAAGTCGCCATCGGCGATGAGGTCGTCATCTTCGGCCCCGATGGTCCCAGTGCCGCCGAATGGGGCGAGTGGGCCGACACGATCAACTACGAGATCGTCACCCGTATCAGCGAACGCGTCGACCGCGTGGAAATCGAACCGCAGCCTGACGCAGGTGTGGGTCTGTGA
- a CDS encoding NAD(P)H-hydrate dehydratase, with amino-acid sequence MSVFAYPTTVIREAERPLLEAGVDLMARASRALAHFCADVLRESRGQLFGSRVCVLVGPGNNAGDALFAAAALARRGAHITVVTLFDHTHEEGLAAARRAGASVIDLPKPDETADPPAEVADGVHASELRASELRADALRELSRSDLVLDGILGIGGRPGLPEHIASLIRDWRHSTGTSRTASAGRSTGTRQAASTGTRTTHTVIAVDVPSDLSPVESGAADRIHADHTVTFGGLKTDLIDPRVTAFTGTVHLVDIGLDLDENQATAAVVDTDDLNADFPRPQPEGHKYTRGVVGILAGSEEYPGAGVLTTTSAVNCGVGMVRSLGSQMVAEYVIGLHAEVVTASGRMNAVVMGPGNPEDEYIHDCVDELANTNVPVVLDAGALDMVGRAESVKGTWLAERPVVLTPHAGELARLLSRLLGEIITSSRITADPIGWAQRAAQSSGCIVLLKGHQTVIAAPDGFFVLPETGPASLATAGSGDVLAGILGALVATFHAKSQHEAPLAERELAHIVGLGVLVHNAAGRRAVNAGALVDAVAEVAGELILAGCLIE; translated from the coding sequence ATGTCAGTCTTCGCCTACCCCACCACGGTCATCCGTGAGGCCGAACGCCCTCTCCTCGAGGCAGGCGTCGACCTCATGGCCCGCGCTTCTCGCGCCCTGGCCCACTTCTGCGCCGATGTGCTGCGAGAGTCGCGGGGCCAGCTCTTCGGCTCCAGAGTGTGCGTGCTCGTCGGTCCGGGCAACAACGCCGGGGACGCGCTCTTCGCCGCCGCAGCGCTGGCCAGGCGCGGGGCTCACATCACCGTGGTCACACTCTTCGACCACACCCACGAGGAGGGCCTGGCCGCGGCCCGCCGAGCCGGCGCCAGCGTCATCGACCTCCCGAAGCCGGACGAGACTGCAGATCCGCCCGCCGAGGTGGCCGATGGAGTGCACGCCAGTGAACTTCGCGCCTCTGAACTCCGTGCCGATGCGCTGCGGGAACTCTCCCGATCAGATCTCGTCCTCGACGGCATCCTCGGCATCGGGGGCCGTCCCGGACTGCCCGAACACATCGCCTCCCTCATCCGCGACTGGCGACACTCCACCGGCACCAGCCGAACCGCAAGCGCGGGTCGCAGCACCGGCACGCGCCAGGCCGCAAGCACCGGCACGCGCACCACTCACACGGTCATCGCCGTCGACGTTCCCTCCGACCTGTCACCGGTCGAATCCGGTGCCGCGGACAGGATCCACGCCGATCACACCGTGACCTTCGGCGGCCTCAAAACCGATCTGATCGACCCCCGTGTCACCGCATTCACCGGCACGGTCCACCTCGTCGACATCGGACTCGACCTCGACGAGAACCAGGCCACCGCCGCAGTCGTCGACACCGATGACCTCAATGCGGACTTCCCCCGCCCACAGCCCGAGGGCCACAAATACACCCGCGGAGTCGTCGGCATCCTCGCCGGGTCCGAGGAGTACCCGGGAGCGGGAGTGCTGACGACCACCTCGGCGGTCAACTGCGGTGTCGGCATGGTCCGGTCCCTGGGGTCCCAGATGGTCGCCGAATACGTCATCGGCCTCCACGCCGAGGTCGTCACCGCCTCAGGCAGGATGAACGCCGTGGTCATGGGCCCAGGCAACCCGGAAGACGAATACATCCACGACTGCGTCGACGAGTTGGCGAACACGAACGTTCCCGTCGTCCTCGACGCCGGGGCCCTCGACATGGTCGGCCGCGCAGAATCGGTCAAAGGCACATGGCTGGCCGAACGGCCCGTCGTCCTCACCCCGCACGCGGGTGAACTGGCACGACTGCTCAGCCGCCTCCTCGGCGAGATCATCACCTCGAGCCGAATCACCGCCGACCCCATCGGCTGGGCTCAGCGCGCAGCGCAGTCCAGCGGCTGCATCGTCTTACTCAAGGGCCACCAGACCGTCATCGCCGCCCCCGACGGGTTCTTCGTGCTCCCCGAGACCGGTCCGGCCAGCCTGGCCACCGCCGGGTCTGGGGACGTGCTGGCCGGGATCCTCGGCGCCCTGGTTGCGACCTTCCACGCCAAGAGCCAACATGAGGCACCGCTTGCGGAACGCGAACTGGCCCACATCGTCGGACTCGGTGTGCTGGTGCACAATGCTGCGGGGCGACGGGCGGTCAATGCAGGGGCCTTGGTCGATGCCGTCGCCGAGGTGGCAGGGGAGCTCATCCTCGCCGGCTGCCTGATCGAGTGA
- a CDS encoding M20 metallopeptidase family protein — protein sequence MSSPSDTDTSHTDASSVESTALDIHLPTTEDAADIADGLVTLRRALHENAEVGLDLPITQKLVLDAIEGLDIEVTKGNGLSSLVVVLRGGQRAEDSTGVVPAVLLRGDMDGLPVPEATGFDFAATTGRMHACGHDLHTAGLVGALKLLHRDRESLPGDVVFMFQPGEEGYDGAGKMIEAGVLDAAGPRVKAAFGIHVSADQDLGVAYCRRGSYMAAFSKMTITVRGKGTHASRPATGRDPIQVGAMLVGQLQEYVTRRFDIFDPLVITVGQFNGGTAPNVIPDFAQLVVSVRTFSDEVTTRAEAELPQLVTELVAAHGLEAEVDYERVLPPTINNDEEADFFLETFADLFGTDRAVVRPNPIPGSEDFSRVLEQVPGAYGHFGVALPNLPVEEREANHSPRARHSDEGLADQALFLAHLAGRKLARLAQE from the coding sequence ATGAGCTCTCCTTCCGACACCGACACTTCCCACACCGACGCCTCCTCAGTTGAGTCGACTGCCCTCGACATCCACCTCCCCACCACCGAGGATGCCGCAGACATCGCAGACGGCCTTGTGACTCTGCGTCGGGCACTGCATGAGAACGCCGAGGTGGGGCTTGACCTGCCGATTACCCAGAAGCTCGTCCTCGACGCCATCGAAGGCCTCGACATCGAGGTGACGAAGGGCAACGGACTCTCCTCGCTCGTCGTCGTCCTCCGCGGCGGCCAGCGCGCCGAAGATTCGACCGGCGTCGTCCCCGCGGTGCTGCTGCGCGGAGACATGGACGGCCTGCCCGTGCCCGAGGCGACAGGCTTCGACTTCGCGGCCACGACCGGGCGGATGCACGCCTGCGGACACGACCTGCACACGGCCGGACTGGTCGGTGCCCTCAAACTCCTCCACCGTGACCGCGAATCCCTGCCCGGTGACGTCGTCTTCATGTTCCAGCCCGGGGAAGAGGGCTACGACGGGGCTGGGAAGATGATCGAGGCGGGCGTCCTCGACGCCGCGGGGCCCAGGGTGAAGGCCGCCTTCGGCATCCACGTCTCCGCAGACCAGGACCTTGGCGTCGCCTACTGCCGCCGCGGATCCTACATGGCCGCGTTTTCGAAGATGACCATCACCGTCCGCGGCAAAGGCACCCATGCCTCCCGCCCCGCGACGGGCCGCGACCCCATCCAGGTCGGTGCGATGCTGGTGGGCCAGCTGCAGGAGTATGTGACCCGACGCTTCGACATCTTCGACCCCCTGGTCATCACCGTCGGCCAGTTCAACGGCGGCACCGCCCCGAATGTCATCCCCGACTTCGCGCAGCTCGTCGTCAGCGTCCGCACCTTCTCCGACGAGGTCACCACTCGCGCCGAGGCGGAGCTCCCACAGCTGGTCACCGAACTGGTCGCCGCCCACGGACTCGAAGCTGAGGTCGACTACGAGCGAGTTCTGCCGCCGACGATCAACAATGATGAAGAAGCTGACTTCTTCCTCGAGACCTTCGCCGACCTCTTCGGCACCGACCGCGCTGTGGTCCGCCCGAACCCGATCCCCGGGTCCGAGGACTTCTCCCGCGTGCTCGAACAGGTCCCCGGCGCATACGGTCACTTCGGTGTGGCACTGCCGAACCTGCCCGTCGAGGAGCGTGAAGCCAACCATTCGCCCCGGGCTCGTCACAGCGACGAGGGCCTGGCCGATCAGGCACTGTTCCTGGCGCATCTGGCCGGTCGGAAACTCGCCCGCCTGGCCCAGGAATGA
- a CDS encoding holo-ACP synthase codes for MAILGIGTDIADVPRFAEHIERVPELLDRLLTPAEQLKRNGKRRTDASLAARFSAKEALKKAIGFPGWLPWQSAEVVPARSGAPSFRLRGLVLEHFHRIGATNIHLSITHDANLTMTFVIVEGEGPSLSPGVEWGAEHFG; via the coding sequence ATGGCGATTCTGGGAATCGGAACCGACATCGCCGATGTGCCGCGCTTCGCCGAGCACATCGAGCGGGTCCCCGAACTCCTCGACCGTCTGCTCACCCCTGCCGAACAGCTCAAGCGCAACGGCAAACGTCGGACGGATGCCTCCTTGGCTGCGAGGTTCTCCGCCAAGGAGGCCCTGAAGAAGGCCATCGGCTTCCCCGGATGGCTGCCCTGGCAATCCGCCGAGGTGGTCCCTGCCAGGTCCGGTGCCCCCTCATTCCGCCTGCGGGGTCTCGTGCTCGAACACTTCCACCGCATCGGCGCCACGAACATCCACCTCTCCATCACCCATGATGCGAACCTCACCATGACCTTCGTCATCGTCGAAGGCGAAGGCCCATCGCTGAGTCCCGGCGTGGAATGGGGCGCGGAGCACTTCGGGTAA